A single window of Kwoniella dejecticola CBS 10117 chromosome 8, complete sequence DNA harbors:
- a CDS encoding ATP-dependent RNA helicase DBP2-A: MSYGGGSYGGGYGGGGGGYGGGGGGYGGGGYGGGGGGYGGGGDRMGNLGGGLHSIDWDHTNLTKFEKNFYVQDPRVTARSDAEVAQFRAEKTMKIQGQNVPRPITTFEEAGFPDYILSEIRTMGFTAPSSIQCQAWPMALSGRDLVAVAETGSGKTISFALPAMVHINAQPLLAPGDGPVVLILAPTRELAVQIQAECSRFGKSSRIRNTAIYGGAPKGPQIRDLQRGVEICVATPGRLIDMLETGKTNLKRVTYLVMDEADRMLDMGFEPQIRKIVSQIRPDRQTLLFSATWPKEVQRLAMDFLHDFIQVNIGSMELTANHNVQQHVEICTDYDKRQKLLGHLEQISKENAKVIIFIATKRVADDLTKFLRMDGWPALAIHGDKQQAERDWVLAEFKAGRSPIMLATDVASRGLDVKDIGYVINYDFPNNCEDYIHRIGRTGRAGRKGVSYTYFTPDNSKQARELVQILRESKSEVTPELEQMAMYGGGGGGRGRGGGGRGGGRGGGRFGGGGGGYGGGSGANSYGGGGSGGGYSSRW; encoded by the exons ATG TCTTACGGCGGTGGCTCATATGGCGGTGGTTACGGAGGAGGTGGCGGCGGCTacggtggtggaggtggtggatacggaggaggaggctacggaggtggtggtggtggttaCG gtggcggtggtgatCGAATGGGCAATCTCGGTGGTGGTTTACACAGCATCGACTGGGACCACACCAACTTGACCAAGTTCGAAAAGAA CTTCTATGTACAAGACCCCCGAGTCACCGCTCGAAGCGATGCTGAAGTCGCCCAATTCCGAGCCGAAAAGACCATGAAGATTCAAGGTCAAAACGTTCCTCGACCCATCACCACTTTCGAGGAAGCCGGTTTCCCCGACTATATTCTGTCCGAGATCCGAACCATGGGTTTCACTGCTCCATCCTCCATTCAATGTCAAGCTTGGCCAATGGCTCTTTCTGGTCGAGATTTGGTAGCTGTTGCCGAGACTGGGTCCGGTAAAACTATCTCTTTCGCCCTTCCCGCCATGGTCCACATCAACGCTCAGCCTCTTCTCGCCCCCGGTGATGGTCCTGTCGTTCTTATCCTTGCTCCCACCAGAGAGTTGGCTGTACAGATTCAAGCCGAGTGCAGTAGATTCGGTAAATCTTCCAGAATCAGAAACACCGCCATCTACGGTGGTGCCCCCAAAGGTCCACAAATCAGGGATCTTCAACGAGGTGTAGAGATCTGTGTCGCTACTCCCGgtcgattgatcgatatgCTTGAAACGGGAAAGACCAACCTTAAGCGAGTCACTTACCTCGTTATGGACGAAGCCGATCGAATGTTGGATATGGGTTTCGAACCTCAAATCCGAAAGATTGTCAGTCAAATCCGACCCGACAGACAGACCCTTCTTTTCTCCGCTACTTGGCCCAAGGAAGTGCAAAGACTTGCCATGGACTTCCTCCACGACTTCATTCAAGTCAACATCGGTTCTATGGAATTGACTGCCAACCACAACGTGCAACAACATGTTGAGATCTGTACCGACTACGATAAACGACAAAAATTGCTTGGCCATCTTGAGCAAATCTCAAAGGAAAATGCTAAAGttatcatcttcatcgctacCAAGCGAGTGGCTGATGACCTTACTAAATTCCTTCGAATGGATGGCTGGCCCGCTCTTGCCATCCACGGTGATAA ACAACAAGCCGAACGAGACTGGGTATTAGCCGAATTCAAGGCTGGTCGAAGTCCTATCATGCTTGCTACTGACGTTGCTTCCCGAGGTCTCG ATGTCAAGGATATCGGTTATGTCATCAACTA TGATTTCCCTAACAATTGTGAAGACTACATCCACCGAATCGGTCGTACCGGTCGAGCCGGTCGAAAGGGTGTCTCTTACACTTATTTCACCCCTGATAACTCTAAGCAAGCGCGTGAATTGGTGCAAATTTTGAGAGAGTCCAAGAGTGAAGT CActcctgagcttgagcaaaTGGCCATGTAcggtggtggcggtggtggtcgaggacgaggcggtggtggtcgaggaggaggtagaggaggaggcCGAtttggaggtggtggtggtggttaCGGAGGTGGATCTGGAGCCAACTCCTACGGCGGAGGCGGTTCAGGAGGAGGATACTCTTCCAGATGGTAG